One genomic window of Arachis hypogaea cultivar Tifrunner chromosome 8, arahy.Tifrunner.gnm2.J5K5, whole genome shotgun sequence includes the following:
- the LOC112706771 gene encoding uncharacterized protein, whose product MAARKFDAEVEGFLTGCLLVGPLRNSKLELVLSNSGAVREKASSSGARIVMPPVLAVMSCELMLFIISVVFIRRIWTLNIFAFFRIFMMSSGVASNESGDCGSVGTNGFGDGAFFVVAFGGDAVAFCAGFGDAAGVCENA is encoded by the exons ATGGCGGCAAGAAAGTTCGACGCGGAGGTTGAGGGCTTCTTGACCGGATGCTTGCTCGTTGGGCCTCTGCGAAATTCTAAGCTTGAGCTCGTGCTCTCCAATTCTGGCGCTGTTCGCGAAAAG GCGTCGTCGTCCGGTGCTAGGATCGTTATGCCTCCCGTCTTGGCTGTTATGAGCTGCGAGTTGATGTTGTTCATTATCTCTGTTGTTTTCATCAGACGGATTTGGACGTTGAATATCTTCGCCTTCTTCAGAATCTTTATGATGTCATCTGGTGTTGCATCTAATGAATCTGGTGACTGTGGCAGTGTTGGCACTAATGGCTTTGGTGACGGTGCTTTTTTTGTAGTTGCCTTTGGTGGTGATGCTGTTGCTTTTTGTGCTGGTTTTGGGGACGCTgcaggtgtttgtgaaaatgcctgA